From one Electrophorus electricus isolate fEleEle1 chromosome 20, fEleEle1.pri, whole genome shotgun sequence genomic stretch:
- the si:ch211-160o17.4 gene encoding homeodomain-interacting protein kinase 1 isoform X3, producing MASQLQVFSPPSVSSSAFCRVKKMKVESCAWDASSEGYGTGGQGYGFNPAPALPFSTSGLVFPPASRCQVVVRAADSTGNVPQGSARRATHAIQHSDSHASRGQRYGVKRKHEEAERSVEGGSGSGSVQILEELSAPAFSTRAAGGTTAQSIPHSAPTTKSSSSNCEGDYQLVQHEILCSVSSSYEVLEFLGRGTFGQVAKCWKRGTNEIVAIKILKNHPSYARQGQIEVSILNRLSAENADEFNFVRSYECFQHKGHTCLVFEMLEQNLYDFLKHSKFSPLPLRHIRPVLQQVATALMKLKSLGLIHADLKPENIMLVDPVRQPYRVKVIDFGSASHVSKAVCSTYLQSRYYRAPEIILGLPFCEAIDMWSLGCVIAELFLGWPLYPGASEYDQIRYISQTQGLPAEYLLSAGTKTTRFFHRGPDSSYPLWRLKTPAEHEAEMGIKSKEARKYIFNCLDDMMQVNLSSHLEGTDMLAEKADRREFIDLLKRMLRLDADKRITPTKTLGHPFVTMSHLLDFPHSAHVKSCFQNMELCKRRSSTYDNSKALFAANAVPSTAGNLTVTFSSQLNQNNQVPSAGGAVPLLNYQPALYQQATINIPGLAQSSLPLQSRPPQLCGQSEPFQQTLIVCPPTTIQGLPSSSKSSSYPVRMENGVPVVQQSQNSQALQLQPGMLAQQAWQTGTQQVLLPSAWQQVPGMALHGAGTAPALNDSPLETVLSDGSAHQTPAWRASHSTVLQQNPHVLDSTHSLGQGVSGAIRSSQSKKTKPRAGGPSYTAAFSQPIVISDTPSPAISVITIHSDSDDEDERKFHPASCGPSQRANVISCVTVHDSDSSNASPLTPLPRNGPLVAQHSRLAKTLAIVAPSVKTQSGVPARGSLSARLPAGVPQSSYVKPKRTATRQPCSSGESIAHQEPSSSQPLNLSQTGVSSSQDHTSGSSLRRQQTYPPSSSQYRLQEALPFTSAPSLYTYPASAALASASHTVEQLLVQGSSPSIHVPPTSHYAASLIPKDSVGGVVHALPPHYQQHFPTHPYVGTNTSTTRGGGAYGGYQLSPRRVAQYPYI from the exons ATGGCCTCCCAGCTGCAAGTCTTCTCTCCTCCGTCCGTGTCTTCCAGTGCCTTTTGTCGGGTGAAAAAGATGAAGGTAGAGAGCTGTGCATGGGATGCCTCCAGCGAGGGCTATGGCACAGGGGGCCAAGGCTATGGCTTCAACCCCGCCCCAGCCCTCCCGTTCAGCACCTCTGGTCTGGTTTTCCCCCCGGCCTCCCGGTGCCAGGTGGTGGTCCGTGCCGCCGACAGCACCGGGAACGTCCCACAGGGCTCAGCCCGGCGGGCGACCCACGCCATCCAGCACTCGGACTCCCACGCCTCCCGTGGCCAGCGGTACGGCGTGAAGAGGAAGCACGAGGAGGCGGAGAGGTCCGTGGAGGGCGGTAGCGGAAGCGGCAGTGTACAGATCCTGGAGGAGCTGTCGGCTCCAGCCTTCTCCACCCGCGCGGCTGGTGGCACCACGGCCCAGTCCATCCCTCACTCTGCCCCCACCACCAAGAGCAGCAGCTCCAACTGTGAAGGCGACTACCAGCTGGTCCAGCACGAAatcctctgctctgtgtctAGCAGCTATGAGGTGCTGGAGTTCCTTGGTCGCGGTACATTTGGGCAAGTGGCCAAGTGCTGGAAGAGAGGCACAAATGAAATCGTGGCCATCAAAATCCTGAAGAACCATCCTTCATATGCACGTCAAGGCCAAATAGAG GTGAGCATCCTGAACCGTCTCAGTGCTGAGAACGCCGACGAGTTCAACTTCGTGCGCTCGTACGAGTGCTTCCAGCACAAGGGCCACACATGTCTGGTGTTTGAGATGCTGGAGCAGAACCTGTACGACTTCCTGAAGCACAGCAAGTTCAGCCCACTGCCTCTGCGTCACATCCGTCCCGTACTGCAGCAGGTCGCCACAGCCCTCATGAAGCTCAAGAGCCTGGGTCTGATCCATGCTGACCTCAAGCCAGAGAACATCATGCTGGTGGATCCTGTAAGGCAGCCCTACCGCGTCAAGGTCATCGACTTTGGCTCAGCGAGCCACGTCTCCAAGGCAGTGTGTTCCACCTACCTGCAGTCCAGATACTACAG AGCTCCTGAGATCATACTTGGTCTGCCGTTCTGTGAAGCCATCGACATGTGGTCACTGGGCTGTGTGATCGCGGAGCTCTTCCTCGGATGGCCGCTGTACCCTGGAGCCTCTGAGTATGACCAG ATCCGATACATATCTCAGACCCAGGGCCTTCCGGCGGAGTATCTGCTCAGCGCAGGCACGAAAACCACCCGCTTTTTCCACAGAGGGCCTGACTCCAGCTACCCACTTTGGAGACTTAAG ACCCCAGCGGAGCACGAGGCAGAGATGGGTATCAAGTCTAAAGAGGCACGAAAGTACATCTTCAATTGCCTGGATGACATGATGCAG GTCAACCTGTCCTCTCACTTGGAGGGTACGGACATGCTGGCAGAGAAGGCAGACCGACGAGAGTTCATCGACCTGCTGAAGAGGATGCTCCGTCTCGATGCTGATAAGAGAATCACGCCCACCAAGACCCTGGGCCATCCCTTTGTCACCATGAGTCACCTACTGGATTTCCCTCACAGTGCCCA tGTGAAGTCTTGCTTCCAGAACATGGAACTGTGTAAGCGGAGGAGCAGTACCTATGACAACAGCAAGGCCCTCTTTGCTGCTAATGCTGTTCCCAGCACTGCAGGCAACCTGACCGTGACCTTCAGCAGCCAGCTCAACCAGAACAACCAG GTTCCCTCAGCTGGAGGAGCAGTTCCTCTCCTCAACTACCAGCCAGCCCTTTATCAGCAGGCCACGATCAACATCCCTGGGCTGGCCCAGTCCAGCCTCCCCCTGCAGAGCCGCCCGCCTCAGCTATGTGGTCAGTCGGAGCCCTTCCAGCAGACCCTCATCGTCTGCCCACCCACCACCATACAGG GGCTGCCATCTTCCAGTAAGTCCTCCAGCTATCCTGTGAGAATGGAGAATGGTGTCCCTGTTGTCCAGCAGAGCCAGAACTCGCAGGCTCTCCAGCTTCAGCCAGGCATGCTCGCCCAG CAGGCCTGGCAGACGGGCACGCAGCAGGTTCTCCTCCCCTCCGCCTGGCAGCAGGTGCCAGGCATGGCTCTGCATGGTGCAGGCACTGCGCCCGCCCTCAACGACTCACCCCTGGAGACTGTCCTTTCAGATGGCTCTGCGCATCAGACGCCCGCCTGGAG GGCATCCCACAGTACCGTTCTACAGCAGAACCCTCATGTTCTGGactccacacactctcttggCCAGGGAGTGTCTGGTGCCATTCGATCGTCCCAGAGCAAGAAGACCAAGCCTCGCGCTGG TGGTCCTTCCTACACCGCTGCCTTTTCCCAGCCAATAGTCATTTCCGACACACCTAGCCCAGCCATCAGTGTCATCACCATCCATAGTGATTCTGATGACGAGGACGAGAGGAAGTTCCATCCTGCCAG CTGTGGACCCAGTCAGAGAGCCAACGTTATCAGCTGTGTGACGGTGCATGACTCGGACTCCTCCAACGCTAGCCCCCTGACCCCCCTGCCCCGGAATGGGCCCTTGGTAGCTCAGCATTCCCGGCTAGCAAAAACTCTAGCGATAGTTGCCCCTTCAGTGAAAACACAGTCAGGGGTACCAGCCAGGGGCTCATTGTCAGCCAGACTGCCTGCAG GAGTACCACAGAGTTCCTACGTCAAGCCTAAGAGGACAGCCACGCGGCAGCCGTGCAGCTCAGGGGAAAGCATCGCTCACCAAGAGCCCAGCAGCTCCCAACCACTTAACCTCAGCCAG ACCGGGGTCTCATCATCTCAAGACCACACTAGTGGCTCTTCGCTGCGCCGACAGCAGACCTACCCGCCTTCCTCTTCCCAGTACCGCCTCCAGGAGGCCCTGCCATTCACCAGCGCCCCCAGCCTGTACACGTACCCCGCCTCTGCTGCACTGGCCTCCGCCTCCCACACCGTGGAACAGCTCCTTGTCCAGGGCTCCTCCCC